From a region of the Micropterus dolomieu isolate WLL.071019.BEF.003 ecotype Adirondacks linkage group LG21, ASM2129224v1, whole genome shotgun sequence genome:
- the acacb gene encoding acetyl-CoA carboxylase isoform X1, which translates to MFPFAVLGLILWILLLLWRINNKTAVMPVKGEECPPSCGPPAAEEDMSTQSHHPGEHSLSTVSSTSTRNEDSSASAGLDVKTVDAKAQQASSKVKEEEPSLLPTTQKSAKTKVPMLSSRPEVRERLKFILGASEDNSSDEELLVIKPPSGTSQLPTSTSRSSPQQASSAVPEFRSSGIKPSMSGLHLVKKGREHRKMDLQRDFTVASPAEFVTRFGGNRIIEKVLIANNGIAAVKCMRSIRRWSYEMFRNERTIRFVVMVTPEDLKANAEYIKMADHYVPVPGGTNNNNYANVELIVDIAKRIPVQAVWAGWGHASENPKLPELLNKAGISFLGPSSKAMWALGDKVASSIVAQSADIPTLPWSGSGLRMDWAEEDQTLGKVISVPPEVYAKGCVQDVDDGLAEAERIGYPVVIKASEGGGGKGIRKVESSEDFPSFFRQVQTEVPGSPIFIMQQAQHARHLEVQILADEYGNAISLFGRDCSIQRRHQKIIEEAPATIAAASTFEQMERYAVRLAKMVGYVSAGTVEYLFSEDGSFHFLELNPRLQVEHPCTEMIGDVNLPAAQLQIAMGIPLHRIKDIRLLYGETPWGDTIINFENPDCVPSPRGHVIAARITSENPDEGFKPSSGTVQELNFRSNKNVWGYFSVGATGGLHEFADSQFGHCFSWGENREEAISNMVVALKELSIRGDFRTTVEYLIKLLETESFRNNDIDTSWLDHLIADKVQAERPNTMLGIVCGALHVADTSFQKSMSDYLHSLERGQVLPAASLLNSVSVDLIYEGVKFCLRVARQSPTTYVIMMNDSNIEIDVHRLSDGGLLLSYDGSSHTTYMKEEVDSYRITVGNKTCVFEKEKDPTVLRSPSAGKLLQYVVEDGCHICAGDTYAEIEVMKMVMTLTVQQSGFIHFVKRPGAVLEPGCVMAHIDLDDPSSIHWVELNTAKLPPQQPLPVVGEKLHQVFHSVLENLGKVMDGYCLEEPYFSSKLKQWVNTLMKTLRDPSLPLLELQEIMTSVAGRIPPGVEKDIRKVMAQYASNITSVLCQFPSQRIANVLDSHAATLQRKADREVFFMNTQSIVQLVQRYRSGIRGYMKSVVLDLLKRYLQVEMQFQQAHYDKCVINLREQYKPDMSPVLEYIFSHAQVSKKNVLVIMLIDQLCGRDSMLADELMAILNELTQLGKMENSKVALRARQVLIASHLPSYELRHNQVESIFLSAIDLYGHQFCPENLKKLILSETSIFDVLPNFFYHSNQVVCMAALEVYVRRAYIAYELNSIQHHQLQDGTCAVDFQFMLPSSHPNRGSSPTLNRVPVPVSGSGQFKMRRQSSDLFMEGALSPPCQRMGAMVAFQCFDDFKRNVDEVLFSFAEPLLESAPFSESCSSLYEEENFKNTKENPIHIINVSIKTADTEDDDALVTAFTAFAQSKKAVLFEYGIRRITFLVAQKREFPKFFTFRARDGFQEDRIYRNLEPALAFQLELNRMRNFDLTAVPCANHKMHLYLGAARVQEGAEVTDYRFFIRAIIRHSDLITKEASFEYLQNEGERLLLEAMDELEVAFSNTSVRTDCNHIFLNFVPTVIMDPSKIEESVRSMVMRYGSRLWKLRVLQAELKINIRLTPTGNAVPIRLFITNESGYYLDISLYKEVTDPCSRQIMFQSYGDKQGPLHGMLINTPYVTKDLLQAKRFQAQTLGTTYVYDFPEMFRQALFKMWGRGEKQPKDVLMCTELVLDPQGRLVQMNRLPGDNDVGMVAFRMKMKTPEYPEGREIIVISNDITHMIGSFGPQEDELFLRASELARAEGLPRIYIAANSGARIGLAEEIKHMFQVAWIDPADPYKGFKYLYLTPQDYTLISSTNAVHCHHVEEGGESRYIITDIIGKDDGLGVENLRGSGTIAGESSQAYEEIVTISMVTCRAIGIGAYLVRLGQRVIQVENSHIILTGAGALNKVLGTEVYTSNNQLGGVQIMHNNGVTHSTVPDDFEGVFTILQWLSYMPKNNHSPVPVIATLDPVDREIEYTPTKAPYDPRWMLAGRPHPTVRGAWQSGFFDHGSFMEIMESWAQTVVVGRARLGGIPLGVIAVETRTVEFTVPADPANLDSESKVLQQAGQVWFPDSAFKTAQVICDFNLEHLPLMVFANWRGFSGGMKDMYDQVLKFGAYIVDALRSFRQPVLVYIPPHAELRGGSWVVIDPTINPLCMELYADRESRGGVLEAEGTVEIKFRRKDLLKTMRRLDSVYASLAEQLASPELSDKQCRELECKLKAREEFLLPIYHQVAVQFVDLHDTPGRMQEKGVITDILDWKNVRTFFYWRLRRLLLEQVVKCEILQANKDLSDGHMHSMLRRWFVETEGTVKAYLWDNNQAVVEWLEKHLSKEDGTRSAIQENIKYLKKENTLKHIRSLVQANPDVTMDCIIHMSQNITPSQRAKLSHLLATMDSTSTS; encoded by the exons GCCTAGCATGTCTGGTCTTCACTTGGTGAAAAAAGGACGTGAGCACAGAAAGATGGATCTGCAGAGGGACTTCACTGTGGCCTCTCCTGCAGAGTTTGTCACCCGATTTGGTGGCAACCGTATCATCGAAAAA GTGCTGATAGCTAATAACGGGATAGCCGCAGTCAAATGTATGCGTTCTATCCGTCGCTGGTCTTACGAAATGTTTCGCAATGAAAGGACCATCCGCTTTGTGGTCATGGTAACTCCTGAAGACTTAAAAGCCAATGCAG AATACATTAAAATGGCAGATCATTATGTGCCTGTACCCGGTGggaccaacaacaacaactacgcCAACGTAGAGCTAATAGTGGACATTGCTAAAAGAATCCCAGTGCAG GCTGTGTGGGCTGGTTGGGGTCATGCCTCAGAAAATCCCAAACTGCCAGAGCTGTTGAACAAAGCAGGAATATCGTTCTTAG GGCCGTCCAGTAAGGCAATGTGGGCTCTCGGGGATAAGGTGGCTTCTTCCATTGTGGCCCAGAGTGCCGACATTCCCACACTACCATGGAGTGGCTCAG GTCTGAGAATGGACTGGGCAGAGGAGGACCAAACACTGGGCAAAGTAATCAGTGTTCCTCCAGAGGTGTACGCAAAGGGCTGTGTTCAGGATGTAGATGATGGGCTGGCA GAAGCTGAGAGAATTGGTTATCCGGTTGTTATCAAGGCCTCAGAGGGTGGAGGTGGAAAGGGTATCCGTAAAGTAGAAAGTTCTGAGGATTTTCCAAGTTTTtttagacag GTTCAGACAGAGGTACCCGGCTCGCCTATCTTCATCATGCAGCAGGCTCAGCATGCGAGACATCTCGAGGTTCAGATTCTGGCTGATGAGTATGGAAATGCCATCTCTCTGTTCGGACGAGACTGCTCCATCCAGAGAAGACACCAGAAGATCATAGAGGAGGCTCCTGCCACCATAGCTGCTGCCTCAACATTTGAGCAAATGGAACGG TATGCCGTGCGACTGGCCAAGATGGTGGGCTACGTCAGTGCAGGTACTGTGGAATATCTCTTTTCTGAAGACGGAAGTTTCCATTTCCTGGAGCTGAATCCCCGCCTGCAGGTGGAACATCCCTGTACAGAGATGATCGGAGATGTAAACCTGCCTGCTGCCCAGCTTCAG ATTGCGATGGGCATCCCCCTTCATAGAATTAAGGACATCCGCTTGCTTTATGGAGAAACTCCGTGGGGTGACACCATCATTAACTTTGAGAATCCAGACTGCGTACCAAGTCCAAGAGGGCACGTCATAGCTGCTCGGATCACCAGTGAGAACCCTGACGAG GGGTTCAAGCCCAGCTCTGGCACCGTGCAGGAGCTGAACTTCCGTAGCAATAAAAATGTCTGGGGCTATTTCAGTGTGGGGGCAACTGGTGGGCTGCATGAATTTGCGGACTCCCAGTTTGGACACTGTTTCTCCTGGGGTGAGAACCGTGAAGAAGCCATTTC GAACATGGTGGTGGCTTTGAAGGAGCTGTCCATTCGAGGCGACTTCAGGACCACGGTTGAATACCTCATTAAGTTACTAGAGACAGAAAGCTTCAGAAACAACGACATCGACACCAGCTGGCTGGATCATCTCATTGCAGACAAAGTGCAG GCGGAGAGACCAAATACCATGCTGGGTATTGTTTGTGGGGCTTTGCATGTTGCTGATACGAGCTTCCAAAAGAGCATGTCTGACTACCTACATTCACTGGAAAG AGGCCAAGTACTGCCTGCGGCCAGCCTCCTGAACTCTGTCAGTGTGGACCTTATATATGAAGGAGTCAAGTTCTGCCTCAGG GTGGCTCGCCAATCCCCAACAACTTATGTCATCATGATGAACGACTCCAACATTGAGATAGATGTCCACAGGCTGAGTGATGGTGGCCTCCTACTGTCCTATGATGGCAGCAGCCATACCACCTACATGAAGGAGGAAGTGGACAG CTACCGCATCACTGTCGGAAACAAGACTTGTGTATTTGAGAAGGAGAAAGATCCCACGGTGCTGAGGTCTCCCTCTGCTGGTAAACTGCTGCAGTACGTGGTTGAGGACGGATGTCACATTTGTGCTGGAGATACATATGCAGAGATTGAG GTGATGAAGATGGTGATGACTCTGACTGTGCAGCAGTCAGGCTTTATCCACTTTGTTAAGAGACCTGGAGCAGTTCTGGAGCCTGGCTGTGTGATGGCACATATAGACCTGGATGACCCCAGCAGTATACACTGG GTGGAGCTCAACACCGCCAAACTGCCACCCCAGCAACCACTGCCCGTTGTCGGGGAAAAACTTCACCAGGTGTTTCACAGTGTGCTGGAAAACTTGGGTAAAGTCATGGATGGCTACTGCCTTGAAGAGCCGTACTTTAGCAGCAAG CTCAAACAGTGGGTGAATACCCTGATGAAGACTTTGAGGGACCCCTCGCTGCCGCTGTTGGAACTCCAGGAGATCATGACGAGTGTGGCGGGGCGCATTCCTCCTGGCGTGGAGAAAGATATCCGTAAAGTCATGGCCCAGTACGCAAGCAACATCACCTCTGTCCTCTGCCAGTTCCCTAGCCAAAGG ATTGCAAACGTTCTAGACAGCCATGCGGCCACCCTACAGAGGAAGGCTGACCGAGAGGTGTTCTTCATGAACACTCAGAGTATCGTTCAACTGGTACAGAG GTACCGCAGTGGAATTCGTGGTTATATGAAGTCGGTGGTTCTCGATCTGCTCAAGCGATACCTACAAGTAGAGATGCAGTTTCAGCAAG CTCACTATGACAAGTGTGTGATCAACCTGAGGGAGCAGTACAAACCTGACATGAGTCCTGTGCTGGAGTACATCTTCTCTCATGCCCAGGTCTCCAAGAAGAACGTCCTAGTCATAATGCTCATT GACCAACTGTGTGGAAGGGATTCCATGCTAGCAGATGAGCTGATGGCCATTTTGAACGAGCTCACGCAGCTTGGCAAGATGGAGAACTCAAAGGTGGCACTGAGAGCCAGACAG GTCTTGATTGCCTCCCATTTACCATCATACGAACTGAGGCACAACCAGGTGGAGTCCATCTTCCTGTCAGCCATTGACTTGTACGGCCACCAGTTTTGTCCAGAAAACTTGAAG AAACTAATTCTCTCTGAAACCTCCATTTTTGATGTCTTGCCCAATTTCTTCTATCACTCAAATCAAGTTGTCTGCATGGCTGCCTTGGAG GTCTATGTGCGCAGAGCTTACATTGCCTATGAACTAAACAGCATCCAGCATCACCAGCTGCAGGATGGAACGTGTGCTGTAGACTTCCAGTTTATGCTGCCGTCGTCGCACCCAAACAG AGGGAGCAGCCCTACTCTGAACAG GGTTCCTGTGCCAGTGAGTGGATCAGGCCAGTTTAAAATGAGGCGACAGAGCAGTGACCTCTTTATGGAGGGAGCTTTGTCTCCACCCTGCCAGCGAATGGGCGCCATGGTAGCTTTCCAGTGTTTTGATGACTTTAAAAG gaatgttgatgaagtTCTCTTCAGCTTTGCAGAACCACTCTTGGAGAGTGCTCCGTTCTCGGAGTCCTGCTCCAGTCTCTATGAGGAGGAGAACTTCAAG AATACGAAGGAGAACCCAATCCACATCATTAATGTGTCCATAAAAACAGCGGATACAGAAGATGACGATGCTTTGGTTACAGCCTTCACTGCCTTTGCACAGTCAAAG aaagctGTGCTTTTTGAGTATGGAATCAGGAGAATCACATTTTTGGTTGCACAGAAG AGAGAATTTCCCAAGTTCTTCACTTTCAGAGCTAGAGATGGG TTCCAGGAGGATCGTATTTACCGTAATCTGGAGCCAGCGTTAGCATTTCAGCTGGAGCTCAACCGCATGAGAAACTTTGACCTGACGGCCGTTCCGTGTGCCAACCACAAGATGCACCTCTACCTCGGTGCTGCTCGTGTGCAGGAGGGCGCTGAAGTCACAGACTACCGCTTCTTCATACGAGCTATTATCCGCCACTCAGATCTCATTACAAAG GAAGCCTCCTTTGAATACCTCCAAAATGAGGGAGAACGTCTTCTGTTAGAGGCCATGGATGAGTTGGAGGTGGCCTTCAGTAACACCAGTGTCCGCACAGACTGCAACCACATCTTCCTTAACTTCGTACCCACCGTCATTATGGACCCCTCTAAA ATAGAGGAGTCTGTTCGCTCCATGGTGATGCGCTACGGCAGCCGTCTTTGGAAGCTGCGCGTCCTGCAGGCTGAACTGAAGATCAATATCCGTCTGACACCAACTGGAAATGCCGTTCCTATCCGCCTGTTTATCACAAATGAGTCTGGCTATTACTTGGACATCAGCCTGTACAAAGAGGTTACTGACCCATGTTCCAGACAG ATCATGTTCCAGTCATATGGAGATAAACAGGGTCCTCTGCATGGCATGCTGATCAATACTCCGTATGTGACCAAAGACCTGCTGCAGGCCAAGCGCTTCCAGGCTCAAACTTTGGGGACTACATATGTCTATGACTTCCCAGAGATGTTCAGACAG GCACTGTTTAAAATGTGGGGTCGAGGTGAAAAACAACCCAAAGACGTACTGATGTGCACCGAGCTGGTTCTGGACCCTCAAGGTCGACTCGTGCAGATGAACCGCCTGCCTGGAGACAATGAT GTGGGAATGGTTGCCTTCAGGATGAAGATGAAGACTCCAGAGTACCCAGAGGGCAGAGAAATCATTGTCATCAGTAATGACATCACTCACATGATCGGCTCATTTGGTCCTCAAGAGGATGAGCTGTTCCTCAGGGCGTCTGAGTTGGCTCGGGCTGAGGGCCTCCCCCGTATTTACATCGCAGCCAACAGTGGAGCACGAATCGGCCTCGCTGAAGAGATCAAACACATGTTCCAGGTGGCCTGGATTGACCCCGCTGACCCCTACAAG GGTTTCAAGTACCTATACCTGACACCTCAGGACTACACACTTATCAGCTCCACCAATGCTGTTCACTGTCACCATGTAGAGGAAGGTGGAGAGTCCAG GTACATCATCACTGACATCATTGGGAAGGACGATGGTCTTGGGGTTGAGAACCTGCGAGGTTCTGGCACCATTGCTGGAGAATCCTCTCAGGCCTATGAGGAGATCGTTACAATTAGTATG GTGACATGTCGCGCTATTGGAATTGGAGCCTATCTGGTCCGTTTGGGACAGAGAGTGATTCAGGTGGAAAACTCTCACATTATCCTGACTGGAGCGGGCGCTCTTAACAAG GTTTTGGGTACAGAGGTCTACACTTCCAACAATCAGCTGGGAGGGGTCCAGATCATGCACAATAATGGAGTCACACACAGCACTGTGCCTGATGACTTTGAGGGCGTCTTCACCATACTCCAGTGGCTCTCCTATATGCCAAAG AATAATCACTCCCCTGTTCCTGTTATAGCAACTCTAGATCCAGTGGATAGAGAGATAGAATATACTCCCACAAAAGCACCTTATGATCCCCGCTGGATGCTGGCTGGGAGACCTCACCCCA CGGTGAGAGGTGCCTGGCAAAGTGGATTCTTTGACCACGGCTCTTTCATGGAGATCATGGAGTCTTGGGCTCAGACAGTGGTAGTAGGCAGAGCACG TTTAGGAGGAATTCCCCTTGGTGTCATTGCTGTCGAAACACGCACAGTTGAGTTCACAGTCCCGGCAGACCCAGCCAATCTGGATTCAGAATCTAAA GTTCTACAGCAGGCTGGCCAGGTGTGGTTTCCAGACTCTGCGTTTAAAACCGCTCAGGTGATCTGTGACTTCAACCTTGAACATCTGCCTCTCATGGTGTTTGCCAACTGGAGAGGCTTCTCTGGTGGAATGAAGG ATATGTATGACCAGGTACTGAAGTTTGGGGCCTATATCGTTGACGCCCTGCGTAGTTTCCGCCAGCCAGTGCTGGTGTACATCCCACCACATGCTGAGCTGAGAGGAGGCTCATGGGTAGTGATAGACCCCACCATCAACCCTCTGTGTATGGAGCTCTATGCAGACAGGGAGAGCAG AGGTGGTGTGCTGGAGGCTGAGGGTACAGTGGAGATCAAATTCAGGAGGAAAGACCTGCTGAAGACGATGAGGAGACTAGATTCAGTCTATGCTAGTCTCGCTGAGCAGCTTG CTTCCCCAGAGCTATCTGACAAACAGTGCCGAGAGCTGGAGTGTAAGCTCAAAGCAAGGGAGGAATTCCTATTGCCCATCTACCACCAGGTGGCAGTGCAGTTTGTAGATCTCCATGACACACCAGGCAGGATGCAGGAGAAGGGCGTCATCACT GATATTTTGGATTGGAAGAATGTGCGGACCTTCTTCTACTGGCGCTTGCGTCGCCTCCTATTGGAGCAGGTGGTGAAGTGTGAGATTCTGCAGGCCAACAAAGACCTCAGTGACGGACACATGCACTCCATGCTGCGGCGCTGGTTTGTTGAAACAGAAGGAACAGTCAAG GCCTACCTCTGGGATAACAACCAAGCAGTAGTTGAGTGGCTGGAGAAGCATTTGTCCAAGGAGGATGGTACTCGATCCGCCATCCAAGAGAACATCAAGTacctaaaaaaagaaaacactttgaAACACATCCGCAG CCTGGTGCAGGCCAACCCTGACGTAACCATGGACTGCATCATCCACATGAGCCAGAATATTACTCCGTCCCAGAGGGCTAAGCTCTCGCATCTGCTCGCCACTATGGACAGCACCAGCACCAGTTAA